The following is a genomic window from Paenibacillus thiaminolyticus.
GCATTCAGCGCCAGCAGCCCCGTCTGCTCGGCGATCTCCTTCACGGCTCCTACAATCGAGCGGATGCGGAGCGATGTATCCTTCAAGTCCATGATCTGAGACTGCATCTCCTGCGCATTGAGATCGATATCACGAATCCCGTCCGAAAATTGAACCATTCGTTCCATCCCCCTGTGCGCCTTGTCCTCCGTCTGGGCAGCGGATTGGGTCGTCAGGTTGATCTTGTCGTTCATTTCCAGCCCTTTGCGCGTGAACTGCTGTATCGTCTCATTCGTGTCCGTTGTCAAGCGGGCCAGTTCCCCGCTTAGCTGCGAGACGCTTCCTTTCAGCTCCTCCTTCACCTCCTGATAGCTCTGCTCACGTTCCATCCGGCTGCGCTCTTCATACGCTTGCACGACGAGCTGCAGCTCCAGGCTCAGAATGCGGTTGACTGCCATGATGGCTTCGATTCTCGTCGGCTCCTCGCCGATATGAACATAGACTAAGGACGTCAATTCGTTCTGAAGGGTTTGGAACGCCCCGATATACCATTTCGTCTCCAATCCGATCTTCCGGTGCATCTCGGCAATTTTGATTCTCTTCATTATATAGGCATGATCGATAAGCCCATTGAACATCTCGCTAACATGCCGTTCCAGCGTCGAGTGTAGCCGTTCCAAGGTGCTGTGGGCCATAATCATATCCCGAAGTTCGTTGATATCGGTAATCTGAGAGTAAAAAGAGCGGGTGACATCCTTCATATAAGGAAGAATATGAGGCTGAATGCGACGGAGCAGTGTCAAATCGGCTTCGGTCAATCCAAGCAGCCCGATTTGACGGTGCAGCGGATGGCTGGAAGGCAGGCGAATCTCTCCTTGCAGCAGTTGTTCGTCATCATGCATATTCCACCTGTCGCGCTGCGGTGCGGCAGCCTGCCCGGACTCGTCTGGACGCCTTGTATGTAAATGAGTTCTGAATCTTCTCCACATTTTGGTGCTTCTCATCCTTTCCCTTTCTCTTCGATGCGGGTATGGCCTCTGCGGAGTGCTCGATTTTCCCTATAATATTGTACTTGCCGTTCTATACAAATTATATAATCGATGTCATTCACAGCTTGGCGCATATCGTCAATTTCGTGAACGGCCCGGGAAGGATTCGGCTGATCGCATGAAAAAGCCCTTCATTCCGAAGAATGAAGGGCCGGGACCGCCGGCTCGCGCCGGCAGTTCATTATTTAATGATGGATGCAACCGCACCAGCACCTACTGTACGGCCACCTTCGCGGATAGCGAAGCGAGTACCTTCTTCGATCGCGATTGGAGCGATCAGATTAACAGTAACGGTGATGTTGTCGCCAGGCATAACCATTTCAGTGCCTTCTGGCAGGTCAATGATACCTGTTACGTCCGTTGTACGGAAGTAGAATTGTGGACGGTAGCCAGTGAAGAAAGGCTTATGACGGCCACCTTCTTCTTTGGTCAATACGTACACTTGAGCAGTGAACTCTGTGTGCGGCTTAACGGAGCCTGGCTTAGCCAATACTTGACCGCGCTCGATTTGGTTACGGTCAACACCACGGAGCAATGCGCCGATGTTGTCGCCCGCTTGAGCGGAATCCAGAAGCTTACGGAACATTTCAACGCCCGTAACAACGGATTTTTTCGTTTCTTCTTGGATACCAACGATTTCAATCTCGTCGCCCACTTTAACTGTACCACGCTCAACACGGCCAGTAGCAACCGTACCGCGGCCCGTGATGGAGAATACGTCCTCGACAGGCATCAGGAAAGGCTTCTCAGTGTCGCGCTCTGGAGTCGGGATGTAAGAGTCGATTTGATCGAACAGCTCGACGATTTTGTCAGCCCAAGGGCCGTCTGGGTTTTGCAGCGCTTCACGTGCAGAACCGCGAATGATTGGAGTGTCGTCGCCTGGGAATTCGTATTCGCTCAGAAGGTCGCGAATTTCCATTTCTACCAGTTCGAGCAACTCTTCGTCTTCAACCATGTCGCATTTGTTCATGAATACGACGATGTAAGGTACGCCTACTTGGCGGGAGAGCAAGATGTGCTCACGAGTTTGCGGCATTGGGCCGTCAGCTGCGGATACGACGAGAATCGCGCCGTCCATTTGTGCAGCACCCGTGATCATGTTCTTAACGTAGTCGGCGTGACCTGGGCAGTCTACGTGTGCGTAGTGACGAGTAGCGGACTCGTACTCAACGTGGGACGTCGAGATTGTGATACCGCGCTCGCGCTCTTCTGGAGCTTTGTCGATTTGGTCGTATGCGATTGCGTTACCACCGCCATACTTTTTCGTCAATACTGTCGTGATTGCAGCTGTCAAAGTTGTTTTACCATGGTCAACGTGACCGATCGTACCGATATTAACGTGCGGTTTCGTACGTTCAAACTTAGCCTTTGCCATTTGAACCAGTTCCTCCTTAATAAGTGGAATAAGTATGTTGGGCGGGCACATGACGTGTCATGTGCGCCAGCCGTTGCAAACATCAGGTCGGCGAATTATACGCCTTTACTCTTCGAAATGATCTCTTCCGAGATATTCCGTGGAACTTCTTCATAGTGAGAGAGTTCCATCGAGAATACGCCACGGCCTTGTGTACCGGAACGGAGCGTTGTGGAATATCCGAACATCTCTGCGAGAGGTACCTTGGCACGGATAATCTGTGCGCCTGCACGGGAATCCATACCTTCGATACGACCGCGACGGGAGTTCAGCATGCCCATTACGTCGCCCATGTACTCTTCAGGCACGGTAACTTCGACCTTCATGATTGGCTCGAGAAGAACTGGATTACATTTGTCCTTCGCTGCTTTAAGCGCCATGGAACCGGCAATCTTAAACGCCATCTCACTGGAGTCGACATCGTGATACGAACCGTCGACGATCGTTGCTTTGATGTCTACGAGCGGATAACCGGCCAAGACACCGTTCTGCATCGATTCTTCGATTCCCGCTTGTACCGGCGCGATGTATTCGCGTGGCACAACCCCACCGACGATCTTGTTCTCGAATGCAAATCCTGCGCCTGGCTCTTGTGGTGCGAACTCGATCCATACGTGACCGTATTGACCGCGACCACCGGACTGACGCACGAACTTACCTTCAACTCGTGCCGGTGTACGGAATGTTTCACGATAAGCAACTTGCGGGTTACCGATATTCGTTTCCACTTTGAACTCGCGGCGCATACGGTCGATGATGACGTCAAGGTGAAGCTCACCCATACCGCCCAGGATCGTTTGACCTGTCTCTTCGTCCGTGTGAGCGCGGAGCGTTGGATCCTCTTCCGTCAGCTTCGCCAAGGCTACGCCAAGCTTATCTTGGTCCGCTTTGGTCTTCGGCTCTACGGCGATATGGATAACCGGCTCAGGGAAGTTCATGGATTCCAGAATAATCGGGTTCTTCTCGTCGCACAGCGTGTCGCCTGTGCCCGTATCTTTCAAGCCAACGGCAGCCGCGATGTCGCCAGAATAGACGATATCGATCTCTTCACGGCTGTTCGCGTGCATTTGAAGAATACGGCCGATGCGCTCGCGCTTGCCCTTCGTCGCATTCAATACGTAAGAACCGGAGTTCAATACGCCAGAGTATACGCGGAAGAATGTCAGCTTACCAACGTAAGGGTCTGTCATAATCTTGAACGCAAGTGCCGAGAACGGCTCTTCGTCCGAAGAATGACGAACCGATTCCGTTCCGTCTTCGAGATGGCCTTGAATATCAGGCACATCCAATGGAGACGGGAGGTAGTCGACAACAGCGTCGATCATCATCTGAACGCCTTTGTTGCGGTAGGAAGATCCGCAGACAACCGGGAAGATTTGAACGCTGCATACCCCTTTGCGGAGAGCGGCTTTCAGTTCAGGAACTGTAATCTCTTCGCCTTCGAGGTATTTCATTGTCAAGTCTTCGTCGAGCTCTGCAATCTTCTCAATCAATTCCAGACGGAGTTCTTCCGCTTTGTCTTTCAACTCAGCCGGAATTTCCGTCTCTTCGATTTCT
Proteins encoded in this region:
- the tuf gene encoding elongation factor Tu, which encodes MAKAKFERTKPHVNIGTIGHVDHGKTTLTAAITTVLTKKYGGGNAIAYDQIDKAPEERERGITISTSHVEYESATRHYAHVDCPGHADYVKNMITGAAQMDGAILVVSAADGPMPQTREHILLSRQVGVPYIVVFMNKCDMVEDEELLELVEMEIRDLLSEYEFPGDDTPIIRGSAREALQNPDGPWADKIVELFDQIDSYIPTPERDTEKPFLMPVEDVFSITGRGTVATGRVERGTVKVGDEIEIVGIQEETKKSVVTGVEMFRKLLDSAQAGDNIGALLRGVDRNQIERGQVLAKPGSVKPHTEFTAQVYVLTKEEGGRHKPFFTGYRPQFYFRTTDVTGIIDLPEGTEMVMPGDNITVTVNLIAPIAIEEGTRFAIREGGRTVGAGAVASIIK
- a CDS encoding globin-coupled sensor protein, with protein sequence MWRRFRTHLHTRRPDESGQAAAPQRDRWNMHDDEQLLQGEIRLPSSHPLHRQIGLLGLTEADLTLLRRIQPHILPYMKDVTRSFYSQITDINELRDMIMAHSTLERLHSTLERHVSEMFNGLIDHAYIMKRIKIAEMHRKIGLETKWYIGAFQTLQNELTSLVYVHIGEEPTRIEAIMAVNRILSLELQLVVQAYEERSRMEREQSYQEVKEELKGSVSQLSGELARLTTDTNETIQQFTRKGLEMNDKINLTTQSAAQTEDKAHRGMERMVQFSDGIRDIDLNAQEMQSQIMDLKDTSLRIRSIVGAVKEIAEQTGLLALNASIEAARAGEQGAGFAIVAKEVSKLAAHTKDTVADIEELIGNSTLATNAVVHRIRLVKDSVAAVHEQAEGTKEAFGDIVRQAVQSVQGLERFMAEMQSLLEMTESIGQATNEVAASAERLNETALRV
- the fusA gene encoding elongation factor G; this translates as MARQFSLANTRNIGIMAHIDAGKTTTTERILFYTGRTHKIGETHEGSATMDWMAQEQERGITITSAATTAQWKGHRVNIIDTPGHVDFTVEVERSLRVLDGAVGVFSAKEGVEPQSETVWRQADRYGVPRIAYVNKMDIIGADFLNVIQSMKDRLQANAVALQLPIGAENDFVGIVDLMTQKAYIFKDDLGKEIEETEIPAELKDKAEELRLELIEKIAELDEDLTMKYLEGEEITVPELKAALRKGVCSVQIFPVVCGSSYRNKGVQMMIDAVVDYLPSPLDVPDIQGHLEDGTESVRHSSDEEPFSALAFKIMTDPYVGKLTFFRVYSGVLNSGSYVLNATKGKRERIGRILQMHANSREEIDIVYSGDIAAAVGLKDTGTGDTLCDEKNPIILESMNFPEPVIHIAVEPKTKADQDKLGVALAKLTEEDPTLRAHTDEETGQTILGGMGELHLDVIIDRMRREFKVETNIGNPQVAYRETFRTPARVEGKFVRQSGGRGQYGHVWIEFAPQEPGAGFAFENKIVGGVVPREYIAPVQAGIEESMQNGVLAGYPLVDIKATIVDGSYHDVDSSEMAFKIAGSMALKAAKDKCNPVLLEPIMKVEVTVPEEYMGDVMGMLNSRRGRIEGMDSRAGAQIIRAKVPLAEMFGYSTTLRSGTQGRGVFSMELSHYEEVPRNISEEIISKSKGV